A window of the Anoplolepis gracilipes chromosome 11, ASM4749672v1, whole genome shotgun sequence genome harbors these coding sequences:
- the Bigmax gene encoding max-like protein X isoform X3, whose translation MRASSGNIGSDSDMKLEPSSPTEKYTFSRCSSTGSVNTPSSSAHNTEDEDSDNKNSTISYKERRREAHTQAEQKRRDAIKKGYDSLQDLVPTCQHTDSSGYKISKATVLQKSIDYIQFLLQQKRKQEEERNALRKEVVALRIMQANYEQIVKAHQTQPGHTEMRVSDEMKFQVFQAIMDRLFQTFNNVSVANFAELSACVFSWLEEHCKPQTLREVVLSVLQQLSQIN comes from the exons ATGCGTGCTAGCAGTGGTAATATAGGATCAGATAGTGACATGAAGTTGGAGCCATCCAGTCCTACCGAAAAGTATACATTTTCCCGTTGTAGTAGCACAGGATCAGTGAATACGCCGTCTTCATCCGCTCACAATACAG AGGATGAAGACAGCGATAACAAAAACTCTACCATAAGCTACAAAGAGCGTAGAAGGGAGGCCCATACACAAGCTGAGCAGAAAAGACGAGATGCTATCAAGAAAGGTTACGACTCTCTTCAAGACTTGGTTCCAACTTGTCAGCATACAGATTCATCAGGTTATAAGATCTCCAAGGCTACAGTGCTTCAAAAATCCATCGATTACATACAGTTTTTGCTGCAACAGAAGAGGAAACAGGAGGAAGAACGTAATGCCCTGAGGAAGGAAGTTGTTGCGTTACGCATTATGCAAGCTAATTATGAGCAGATTGTCAAGGCGCATCAAACGCAACCGGGACACACGGAAATGCGTGTTTCAGACGAGATGAAGTTCCAAGTG TTTCAGGCAATAATGGATCGCCTTTTCCAAACGTTTAATAACGTTTCTGTAGCTAATTTTGCGGAATTATCCGCCTGTGTGTTCAGTTGGTTAGAGGAGCATTGTAAACCTcag actcTGCGCGAAGTGGTACTTTCTGTACTGCAGCAACTCAGTCAGATTAACTAG
- the Bigmax gene encoding max-like protein X isoform X1 — translation MADSLHKDGYENSANLTMRASSGNIGSDSDMKLEPSSPTEKYTFSRCSSTGSVNTPSSSAHNTEDEDSDNKNSTISYKERRREAHTQAEQKRRDAIKKGYDSLQDLVPTCQHTDSSGYKISKATVLQKSIDYIQFLLQQKRKQEEERNALRKEVVALRIMQANYEQIVKAHQTQPGHTEMRVSDEMKFQVFQAIMDRLFQTFNNVSVANFAELSACVFSWLEEHCKPQTLREVVLSVLQQLSQIN, via the exons ATGGCGGATTCATTGCACAAAGATGGATACGAAAATT CAGCTAATTTGACAATGCGTGCTAGCAGTGGTAATATAGGATCAGATAGTGACATGAAGTTGGAGCCATCCAGTCCTACCGAAAAGTATACATTTTCCCGTTGTAGTAGCACAGGATCAGTGAATACGCCGTCTTCATCCGCTCACAATACAG AGGATGAAGACAGCGATAACAAAAACTCTACCATAAGCTACAAAGAGCGTAGAAGGGAGGCCCATACACAAGCTGAGCAGAAAAGACGAGATGCTATCAAGAAAGGTTACGACTCTCTTCAAGACTTGGTTCCAACTTGTCAGCATACAGATTCATCAGGTTATAAGATCTCCAAGGCTACAGTGCTTCAAAAATCCATCGATTACATACAGTTTTTGCTGCAACAGAAGAGGAAACAGGAGGAAGAACGTAATGCCCTGAGGAAGGAAGTTGTTGCGTTACGCATTATGCAAGCTAATTATGAGCAGATTGTCAAGGCGCATCAAACGCAACCGGGACACACGGAAATGCGTGTTTCAGACGAGATGAAGTTCCAAGTG TTTCAGGCAATAATGGATCGCCTTTTCCAAACGTTTAATAACGTTTCTGTAGCTAATTTTGCGGAATTATCCGCCTGTGTGTTCAGTTGGTTAGAGGAGCATTGTAAACCTcag actcTGCGCGAAGTGGTACTTTCTGTACTGCAGCAACTCAGTCAGATTAACTAG
- the Bigmax gene encoding max-like protein X isoform X2 — protein MADSLHKDGYENSNLTMRASSGNIGSDSDMKLEPSSPTEKYTFSRCSSTGSVNTPSSSAHNTEDEDSDNKNSTISYKERRREAHTQAEQKRRDAIKKGYDSLQDLVPTCQHTDSSGYKISKATVLQKSIDYIQFLLQQKRKQEEERNALRKEVVALRIMQANYEQIVKAHQTQPGHTEMRVSDEMKFQVFQAIMDRLFQTFNNVSVANFAELSACVFSWLEEHCKPQTLREVVLSVLQQLSQIN, from the exons ATGGCGGATTCATTGCACAAAGATGGATACGAAAATT CTAATTTGACAATGCGTGCTAGCAGTGGTAATATAGGATCAGATAGTGACATGAAGTTGGAGCCATCCAGTCCTACCGAAAAGTATACATTTTCCCGTTGTAGTAGCACAGGATCAGTGAATACGCCGTCTTCATCCGCTCACAATACAG AGGATGAAGACAGCGATAACAAAAACTCTACCATAAGCTACAAAGAGCGTAGAAGGGAGGCCCATACACAAGCTGAGCAGAAAAGACGAGATGCTATCAAGAAAGGTTACGACTCTCTTCAAGACTTGGTTCCAACTTGTCAGCATACAGATTCATCAGGTTATAAGATCTCCAAGGCTACAGTGCTTCAAAAATCCATCGATTACATACAGTTTTTGCTGCAACAGAAGAGGAAACAGGAGGAAGAACGTAATGCCCTGAGGAAGGAAGTTGTTGCGTTACGCATTATGCAAGCTAATTATGAGCAGATTGTCAAGGCGCATCAAACGCAACCGGGACACACGGAAATGCGTGTTTCAGACGAGATGAAGTTCCAAGTG TTTCAGGCAATAATGGATCGCCTTTTCCAAACGTTTAATAACGTTTCTGTAGCTAATTTTGCGGAATTATCCGCCTGTGTGTTCAGTTGGTTAGAGGAGCATTGTAAACCTcag actcTGCGCGAAGTGGTACTTTCTGTACTGCAGCAACTCAGTCAGATTAACTAG